A window of the Bdellovibrio sp. ZAP7 genome harbors these coding sequences:
- a CDS encoding HAMP domain-containing sensor histidine kinase has protein sequence MIRPSLNLIKRSSWPWMSAFMAAILAISVLSFVVEVRRAQGAVAQYFAIWEEDIAKSLLVKQDSTLLDKILGQLKEVHSSVAQVSVKPRDGMCAFENDIPITLFSLPAGQVQVCYSSADLALKTVSSPIFLIGIFLGLVFVSFGSRRELLNRLQEQKLQSELDRNKEISEISRQVAHDIRGPLMALTTLTQLSHEMSNEKKELLGLAVGRIRGIAEDLLQRGRAMKQEEQSPAQVANTKKVVNGADVIQVADRILKEFKFSYPNIEFTWHQHVKAEKLIVPLDEIKLLRVLGNILNNSVEAAPESEASVSISLLDRDQNWLLQIMDNGSGIPEDILPQLMEEGKSFGKENGNGLGLFDARKALQAVGGDLQLRSRVGVGTQVIMIIPKITAHTTEKIS, from the coding sequence ATGATAAGACCATCCTTAAACCTTATTAAACGCAGCTCTTGGCCCTGGATGTCGGCATTTATGGCGGCCATCCTGGCGATCTCTGTTCTTAGCTTCGTGGTTGAGGTCCGCCGTGCGCAAGGTGCGGTTGCCCAGTATTTTGCGATCTGGGAAGAGGACATTGCAAAGTCTTTGCTGGTAAAGCAAGATTCCACTTTGCTGGATAAAATCCTGGGTCAGCTTAAAGAAGTTCACAGCTCGGTCGCGCAGGTTTCTGTGAAACCACGTGATGGAATGTGTGCTTTTGAAAATGACATTCCAATCACTTTGTTCTCGTTGCCAGCGGGACAGGTGCAAGTTTGTTATTCCAGTGCGGATCTGGCTTTAAAAACAGTTTCTTCGCCGATTTTTTTGATTGGTATCTTTTTAGGTTTGGTCTTTGTTTCCTTCGGTTCAAGACGTGAACTTTTGAACCGTCTGCAAGAGCAAAAACTGCAATCAGAGTTGGATCGCAATAAGGAAATTTCTGAAATCTCCCGTCAAGTGGCGCACGATATTCGGGGGCCGTTGATGGCACTTACGACTTTAACTCAACTTTCTCACGAAATGAGTAATGAAAAGAAAGAACTTCTGGGACTTGCAGTGGGTCGCATTCGTGGGATCGCTGAAGATCTTTTGCAGCGTGGCCGTGCAATGAAGCAAGAGGAGCAATCTCCAGCACAGGTTGCGAATACCAAAAAAGTGGTCAATGGCGCTGACGTGATTCAGGTCGCAGACCGTATTTTAAAAGAATTTAAATTTTCTTATCCAAATATCGAGTTCACTTGGCATCAACACGTGAAAGCTGAAAAGTTGATTGTGCCTTTAGATGAGATCAAGTTGCTGCGAGTTCTGGGAAATATTTTGAATAACTCGGTTGAGGCGGCTCCAGAATCTGAAGCGAGCGTCAGTATTTCCTTGCTTGATCGCGATCAAAACTGGCTTTTACAAATCATGGATAATGGCAGCGGTATTCCTGAAGATATTCTTCCGCAATTAATGGAAGAAGGAAAAAGCTTCGGTAAGGAAAACGGCAATGGTCTGGGGCTGTTTGATGCTCGCAAAGCTTTGCAGGCGGTTGGTGGTGATTTGCAGCTTCGTTCTCGTGTGGGAGTGGGCACTCAAGTGATCATGATCATTCCCAAAATCACTGCCCACACGACAGAAAAAATCTCTTAG
- a CDS encoding Hsp33 family molecular chaperone HslO — translation MGKERVHRFVSKDLTVRIAAVNATEVVRHMQDLQDTYPLATVAVGRGMVGALLMASHLKDGQQVGLLFRGNGPLSSVYAEASYEGHVRGYTPNPHYQPENYDNGLSLKKAIGIGLLTVARHQPFQKQPFQGTVELVSSEIGDDIAHYLHQSHQIRSLVSLGVYLDQNGKVQSAGGVMIEVMPGVEEDMVEKIISNYESKKPNISKMLNEGATCVDLVAPFMEGIPYEEVEHDYTVEYSCPCTKARVIRALEAMGEAELQDMLDKKEEVHVTCQVCGKPYDVSLEEVQDLKNLLHRESMN, via the coding sequence ATGGGTAAAGAACGTGTTCACCGCTTTGTCTCCAAAGATCTGACAGTGCGTATCGCTGCAGTCAATGCAACGGAAGTTGTTCGACACATGCAGGATCTACAAGATACCTATCCTTTGGCGACAGTAGCAGTTGGCCGCGGTATGGTGGGAGCCTTGTTGATGGCATCACACTTGAAGGATGGGCAACAGGTCGGTCTTTTGTTCCGTGGGAATGGTCCTTTGAGCAGCGTCTATGCAGAGGCAAGCTATGAAGGTCATGTGCGTGGTTACACACCAAATCCACACTACCAACCTGAAAATTACGACAATGGCTTGAGCCTAAAAAAAGCGATCGGTATCGGTCTTTTGACAGTGGCTCGCCACCAACCATTCCAAAAACAACCCTTCCAGGGAACCGTGGAACTGGTGAGCAGTGAAATCGGCGACGACATCGCTCACTATTTACACCAATCCCATCAAATTCGTTCTTTGGTTTCTTTGGGCGTGTACCTGGATCAAAACGGAAAAGTCCAATCCGCAGGTGGAGTCATGATTGAAGTGATGCCAGGAGTGGAAGAAGACATGGTTGAAAAAATCATTTCTAATTACGAATCGAAAAAACCGAATATCTCGAAAATGTTGAACGAAGGTGCGACTTGTGTCGACCTGGTAGCTCCCTTCATGGAAGGCATTCCTTACGAAGAAGTTGAGCATGACTATACTGTTGAATACTCTTGTCCATGCACGAAGGCTCGCGTGATCCGCGCGCTGGAAGCGATGGGGGAGGCAGAACTTCAAGACATGCTGGATAAAAAAGAAGAAGTCCACGTGACTTGCCAAGTGTGCGGCAAACCTTACGACGTTTCACTCGAAGAAGTGCAGGATCTAAAAAATTTGTTACATCGTGAATCGATGAACTAA
- a CDS encoding phosphoglycerate mutase family protein, with protein sequence MKIYIFRHAQKAMDFSGDPDLTPEGHGQASTLLDLVLKNEMPKPTQLWVSPRKRTHSTFRPLSEQLKLPLVDQEALLEQQSDESLQIFRRRISNLLEKATEAENDVIYMCSHYDWVIEAMSVIPSETDLSDDRFSHWIPCQCVGFEISTDGMFKFLELKKVST encoded by the coding sequence ATGAAGATTTATATCTTTCGCCACGCCCAAAAAGCCATGGATTTCTCTGGAGATCCCGACCTGACTCCCGAGGGCCATGGTCAGGCGTCGACTCTTTTGGATTTAGTCCTTAAAAATGAAATGCCAAAACCCACTCAGCTTTGGGTTTCCCCACGAAAACGGACTCACAGCACCTTTCGTCCTCTATCAGAACAACTTAAGTTGCCCTTGGTAGACCAGGAAGCTCTTTTGGAACAACAAAGCGATGAGTCCTTGCAGATCTTCCGTCGACGTATTTCCAACCTTTTGGAAAAGGCAACGGAAGCGGAAAATGATGTGATTTACATGTGCTCGCACTATGACTGGGTCATTGAAGCCATGTCGGTCATCCCCAGCGAAACGGATTTGTCAGACGACCGCTTTAGCCACTGGATACCTTGTCAGTGCGTGGGTTTTGAAATTTCCACAGACGGAATGTTTAAATTTCTTGAACTGAAAAAGGTTTCCACATGA
- a CDS encoding fumarylacetoacetate hydrolase family protein: MIQNIWAIGRNYVEHAKELGNEVPTEPLVFLKAGSCATVAHSEIHLPKWATDVHHEVEIALQFDENLQISAACVALDLTERTLQSKLKAKGQPWTLAKSFTEACPISKFFPVGDLDELRKIDIKLMVNGELRQNGNTSLMIFSYEEQIDYVRQHFPVVAGDLLLTGTPAGVGPVKPGDVLVAEIVGKITHKWTVK; this comes from the coding sequence ATGATTCAAAATATCTGGGCCATCGGTCGCAACTATGTCGAACACGCGAAAGAATTGGGTAACGAGGTTCCAACGGAGCCATTAGTATTTTTGAAAGCTGGCAGCTGTGCGACCGTAGCTCACTCGGAAATACATCTGCCGAAATGGGCGACGGATGTTCATCACGAAGTGGAGATCGCTTTGCAATTTGATGAAAACTTGCAGATCTCCGCAGCCTGTGTGGCTTTGGATTTAACCGAACGCACCTTACAATCGAAGCTAAAAGCCAAAGGCCAACCTTGGACCTTGGCAAAAAGTTTTACTGAAGCTTGTCCGATTTCAAAGTTCTTCCCCGTGGGAGATTTGGATGAGCTTCGGAAAATCGACATCAAACTGATGGTCAACGGCGAGCTTCGCCAAAACGGCAATACGTCGCTTATGATTTTCTCCTATGAAGAGCAGATAGACTATGTGCGTCAACACTTCCCTGTTGTGGCGGGAGACCTGCTTTTAACTGGAACCCCCGCAGGAGTTGGGCCCGTGAAACCTGGCGATGTCTTGGTGGCGGAAATTGTGGGGAAAATCACTCACAAATGGACCGTTAAATAG
- the pruA gene encoding L-glutamate gamma-semialdehyde dehydrogenase — protein MNDIQSKIVTRGEEIMKRMEGQSKASIFSKDFWYGSIMEWSMKNEKFKTNMFRFVDVLPSINSGDEVARHLKEYFAEDGGKLPPVFNVGLGLGSLAPGLMAGAIKKNVVGMAQMFITGENPDEALPVLKKARKNKMTFTVDILGEAILSEKEAQEYSNKCIELIEWLAKDAEKWDEIPQIDRDHEGAIPKVNVSVKMTALYSQIKDSAWDESKKILKDRMRPIFRLGMQKGVFINLDMEQYSVKHLTLEAYTELINEDEFKNYKSFGIVIQAYLRDSFEDVKMLTDFAKKRGTPFWVRLVKGAYWDYETIEAEQRGWPVPVYTNKAESDANYEVCAKYFLENIKYIRPAFASHNVRTIAACMIYAEQLNIPKEALEFQMLYGMAEPIKKTIVEMGYRMREYAPVGELIPGMAYLVRRLLENSSNESWLRGKFADNKTTAELLKDPASGLTPTSATLPKKPGKFYNEPLLDFAVKADREKMEKSIATLRASLPVTVPVMINNKEQTSAKIFDRVNPSESSQVVGKIHMATIEQAEQAMQAAQTAYKTWKNVPAEQRAALVDKLADLMQRDRFKLIAEQVLEVGKPWAEADGDVGEAIDFCRYYARDMRNLQKPLRVGGLPGELSHYIYKSRGVTAVIAPWNFPLAIMAGMVTAAAVTGNTVVMKPAEQSSVVAWGLMKMIVEAGFPAGVVNFLPGLGEEVGEYIVNHKFTTTIAFTGSKAVGLHILNRASMVQSGQQHVKRCIIEMGGKNAVIIDNDADLDEAVDGVLYSAFGFSGQKCSAASRVIVLEEVYDRFTERLVEAARSIEVKSAENPKAYMGPVVDQEAYERIMHTIAEGEKTNKLLFKGVAPNNGFYVPPTIFGDVPGDAKLAQQEIFGPVVAVIKAKNLDQAIEIANSTEYALTGGMFSRSPANIARVKEEFEVGNLYINRGITGAMVDRHPFGGFKMSGIGSKTGGPDYIKQYMEPAAITENTLRRGFAPAEGE, from the coding sequence ATGAACGATATCCAATCGAAGATCGTCACTCGTGGCGAAGAGATCATGAAACGCATGGAAGGCCAATCCAAGGCTTCCATCTTCTCCAAAGATTTCTGGTACGGCTCCATCATGGAATGGAGTATGAAAAATGAAAAATTCAAAACCAACATGTTCCGTTTCGTGGACGTGCTTCCTTCTATCAACTCGGGCGACGAAGTGGCTCGTCACTTGAAAGAATACTTTGCTGAAGACGGCGGAAAACTTCCTCCAGTCTTCAACGTGGGCCTTGGCTTGGGCTCGTTGGCTCCGGGCTTGATGGCTGGCGCGATTAAGAAAAACGTTGTCGGTATGGCGCAAATGTTCATCACGGGTGAAAATCCAGATGAAGCTTTGCCAGTCTTGAAAAAAGCGCGCAAAAACAAAATGACTTTCACGGTCGATATTTTGGGCGAGGCAATCTTGTCTGAAAAAGAGGCGCAAGAATACTCGAACAAATGCATCGAGCTTATCGAGTGGCTCGCAAAAGACGCTGAAAAATGGGACGAAATTCCTCAAATCGATCGCGATCATGAAGGTGCAATTCCAAAAGTGAACGTGTCTGTAAAGATGACGGCACTGTATTCGCAAATCAAAGACTCTGCTTGGGATGAATCTAAAAAAATCCTAAAAGATCGCATGCGCCCTATTTTCCGTCTGGGTATGCAAAAAGGTGTCTTCATCAATTTGGATATGGAGCAATACTCCGTTAAGCACCTGACATTGGAAGCGTACACAGAGCTTATCAATGAAGACGAATTCAAAAACTACAAATCCTTTGGAATCGTGATCCAGGCATATCTGCGTGATTCTTTCGAAGACGTCAAAATGCTGACGGACTTCGCAAAAAAACGTGGCACTCCATTCTGGGTCCGCCTGGTTAAGGGCGCTTACTGGGATTACGAAACAATCGAAGCGGAACAGCGTGGCTGGCCGGTTCCGGTCTACACCAACAAAGCTGAATCTGATGCGAACTATGAAGTGTGCGCAAAGTACTTCCTGGAAAACATCAAATACATCCGCCCGGCTTTTGCGTCTCACAACGTAAGAACAATCGCCGCTTGTATGATTTACGCTGAGCAATTAAATATTCCTAAAGAAGCTTTGGAATTCCAAATGCTTTACGGAATGGCCGAGCCAATCAAAAAAACCATCGTCGAGATGGGCTACCGCATGCGTGAATACGCTCCGGTGGGAGAATTGATTCCAGGTATGGCGTATCTCGTTCGCCGCTTGCTTGAAAACTCTTCCAACGAATCATGGTTGCGTGGAAAATTCGCTGATAACAAAACCACCGCGGAACTTTTGAAAGATCCTGCAAGTGGTTTGACTCCAACTTCAGCGACTCTCCCGAAAAAGCCAGGCAAGTTCTATAACGAACCGCTTTTGGATTTCGCTGTTAAAGCCGACCGCGAAAAAATGGAAAAATCCATCGCGACTTTACGCGCATCACTTCCCGTAACTGTGCCCGTGATGATCAACAACAAAGAACAAACCTCTGCAAAGATCTTTGATCGCGTGAACCCTTCTGAAAGTTCGCAAGTTGTCGGTAAAATCCACATGGCCACTATCGAGCAAGCTGAACAAGCCATGCAAGCGGCCCAAACCGCTTACAAAACTTGGAAAAATGTTCCGGCAGAGCAACGTGCGGCTTTGGTTGATAAACTTGCAGATCTTATGCAACGCGATCGTTTCAAATTGATCGCAGAGCAAGTTTTGGAAGTTGGTAAACCATGGGCGGAAGCTGATGGTGACGTGGGCGAAGCGATCGACTTCTGTCGATACTACGCACGCGACATGCGCAACCTTCAAAAACCACTTCGCGTGGGTGGCTTGCCAGGCGAACTTTCTCACTACATCTATAAATCACGTGGTGTGACGGCAGTCATCGCTCCCTGGAACTTCCCGCTAGCGATCATGGCCGGCATGGTGACGGCTGCGGCTGTGACAGGAAATACTGTGGTGATGAAACCCGCAGAGCAATCTTCAGTGGTTGCTTGGGGCTTGATGAAAATGATCGTTGAGGCTGGCTTCCCCGCAGGTGTTGTGAACTTCTTGCCAGGTTTGGGTGAAGAAGTGGGCGAATACATCGTGAACCACAAATTCACGACGACAATCGCCTTCACGGGTTCAAAAGCTGTGGGCCTTCATATCTTGAACAGAGCTTCAATGGTTCAATCCGGCCAACAGCACGTCAAGAGATGCATTATCGAAATGGGCGGTAAGAACGCTGTCATCATCGATAACGATGCGGACCTTGATGAAGCAGTCGACGGAGTTCTTTACTCGGCGTTTGGTTTCTCTGGACAAAAATGTTCAGCGGCCAGCCGCGTGATCGTACTTGAAGAAGTTTACGATCGTTTCACAGAACGCTTGGTTGAAGCTGCCCGCTCTATCGAGGTAAAGTCTGCGGAAAATCCAAAAGCTTACATGGGCCCGGTTGTGGACCAGGAAGCTTATGAGCGTATCATGCACACTATCGCTGAAGGCGAAAAAACGAACAAACTATTGTTCAAGGGTGTTGCACCCAATAATGGTTTTTACGTTCCACCAACAATCTTCGGTGACGTTCCAGGCGACGCAAAATTAGCTCAACAAGAAATCTTTGGACCGGTTGTAGCCGTGATCAAAGCGAAAAACTTGGATCAAGCGATCGAAATCGCCAACAGCACAGAGTACGCTCTGACAGGTGGTATGTTCTCTAGATCCCCTGCTAACATCGCTCGTGTAAAAGAAGAATTCGAAGTGGGCAACCTGTACATCAACCGCGGCATCACAGGCGCGATGGTGGACCGTCATCCATTCGGTGGCTTTAAAATGTCAGGCATCGGTTCTAAAACCGGCGGCCCTGATTACATCAAGCAATACATGGAACCAGCCGCTATCACAGAAAACACCCTTCGCCGTGGCTTCGCACCCGCTGAAGGCGAATAA
- a CDS encoding TIGR02147 family protein produces MNKLQIWQFNDYRDYLKAFVQYQPNGGRGQARKISNSLGIHTTLFSQILNGHRDLTLEQASLFCDYDNMSEVESDLFLNMVSLSRAGNESLRKKLKKQIEEQKASFSEVRKRIGAVSKKLTTYEQSVFYSSWKYSAIRMLASLEKVPDLNEMAQMLGLSRQRLTEMVDFMLEKGLLIEEKGRVKMGHAKTHVDAKSQWATRHHTNWRTRNLTRLEVIADHEICFTVPFSCTKEDYKKIREVFLQAIEQASKIVSASDGEETHVLCMDLFDMI; encoded by the coding sequence ATGAACAAGCTGCAAATTTGGCAATTTAATGACTACCGCGACTATCTAAAAGCATTCGTGCAATACCAACCCAACGGGGGGCGGGGGCAGGCTAGAAAGATTTCAAACTCACTGGGGATTCACACAACTTTGTTCAGCCAGATCTTGAACGGACATCGTGATTTAACTCTGGAACAAGCTTCTTTGTTTTGTGATTACGACAATATGAGTGAAGTCGAGAGTGATCTGTTCTTGAACATGGTTTCCTTAAGCCGTGCTGGAAATGAAAGTTTGCGCAAAAAACTTAAAAAGCAAATTGAAGAGCAAAAGGCCTCGTTCAGCGAAGTTCGTAAACGTATTGGAGCCGTTAGTAAGAAACTGACGACTTATGAACAGTCTGTTTTTTATTCCAGCTGGAAATACAGTGCGATTCGTATGTTAGCATCCTTAGAAAAAGTTCCTGATCTTAATGAAATGGCGCAGATGTTGGGGCTTTCTCGTCAACGGTTGACCGAAATGGTCGACTTTATGTTGGAGAAAGGTCTTTTGATCGAAGAAAAAGGCCGCGTGAAGATGGGACATGCGAAAACTCATGTGGATGCGAAATCTCAGTGGGCGACTCGTCACCATACCAACTGGCGCACTCGCAATCTGACTCGTTTGGAAGTCATTGCTGATCATGAAATCTGTTTCACTGTTCCATTTAGTTGTACGAAAGAGGACTATAAGAAAATTCGTGAGGTCTTTTTGCAAGCGATCGAGCAGGCATCAAAGATTGTCAGTGCGAGCGACGGAGAAGAGACCCATGTGTTGTGCATGGATCTCTTTGACATGATCTAA
- a CDS encoding peptidylprolyl isomerase, protein MNVQVVSFNCLLKNKLGQLISSTFNREVLVSVSAPNQPLVGLSKGLQNLKKGEKRTIAVSAEEAYGFYDPKKVILFPRTKLPKTLRVGETVSITGKSGTIRTYIVLQFHDGMVSLDGNHPLAGQDLIFEIEATEAREATPEEIDESVNVVSGQLLH, encoded by the coding sequence ATGAATGTTCAGGTTGTCTCTTTTAATTGTCTTCTTAAGAATAAACTAGGTCAGTTGATCAGCTCCACTTTCAATCGCGAAGTTTTGGTTTCTGTTTCCGCGCCAAATCAACCTCTCGTTGGTCTTTCAAAGGGCCTGCAAAATTTGAAAAAAGGCGAAAAACGAACCATCGCGGTTTCTGCTGAGGAAGCTTACGGCTTCTATGATCCTAAAAAAGTGATTTTGTTTCCGCGCACAAAGTTGCCAAAAACTTTGCGTGTCGGAGAAACCGTTTCCATCACCGGTAAAAGTGGAACGATTCGAACTTATATTGTATTGCAGTTTCATGACGGCATGGTCAGCCTGGATGGAAACCATCCCTTGGCGGGGCAAGATCTGATTTTTGAAATCGAAGCGACCGAGGCCAGAGAGGCAACTCCTGAGGAAATCGACGAATCAGTGAACGTCGTTTCCGGTCAGCTGCTGCATTAA
- a CDS encoding RNA-binding protein — protein sequence MSKKLYVGNLPYSANDQSLADAFAECGNVESAKVIVDRETGRSKGFAFVEMSTAEEAAESIKRFNGAELDGRAVSVMIAKPQEPRTGGGGGSRGGYNNSRRSY from the coding sequence ATGAGTAAAAAACTATACGTCGGTAATCTTCCATATTCTGCAAACGATCAGTCTTTGGCTGATGCTTTCGCTGAATGCGGAAATGTTGAATCTGCAAAAGTAATCGTAGATCGTGAAACAGGTCGCAGCAAAGGTTTCGCCTTTGTTGAAATGTCCACTGCTGAGGAAGCTGCTGAATCTATCAAACGCTTCAACGGTGCTGAGCTTGACGGTCGCGCAGTGTCTGTGATGATTGCAAAACCTCAAGAGCCTCGCACTGGTGGCGGCGGTGGATCTCGTGGGGGTTACAACAACTCTCGCCGTTCTTACTAA
- a CDS encoding transposase, translating to MQSTQAHGGTLFKKARYRCGRPLSTTKPLHLVLRSSQAKGSLSFRKFKNWKQVESLCRQFARKYKIKIEAFANGGNHLQLTIRLHSKDSYTPFIRSLTGAIALKLTGANRNQKNAQKFWDFRPFTAILEKAKHAPKNYVSLDLLKDLQVIPRIGILTHQEWLPPPQ from the coding sequence TTGCAATCGACCCAAGCCCACGGCGGCACGCTGTTTAAAAAAGCGCGTTATCGTTGCGGGCGACCATTGAGCACGACAAAACCACTTCATCTGGTTTTGCGATCAAGCCAAGCCAAGGGTTCCCTCAGTTTTCGAAAGTTTAAAAATTGGAAGCAGGTCGAATCCCTGTGCCGACAGTTTGCCCGTAAATATAAAATCAAAATCGAAGCCTTCGCGAACGGCGGCAACCACCTGCAACTGACAATCCGATTGCACAGCAAGGACAGCTACACCCCGTTCATCAGATCCCTAACCGGAGCCATCGCTCTCAAACTGACCGGTGCAAACCGCAACCAAAAGAACGCGCAAAAGTTTTGGGACTTCCGCCCCTTCACCGCCATCCTCGAAAAAGCAAAGCACGCGCCGAAGAATTATGTATCACTGGATTTATTAAAAGATCTGCAAGTCATCCCCAGAATCGGAATCTTAACCCACCAAGAATGGCTCCCGCCGCCCCAATAA
- a CDS encoding endonuclease I family protein, with product MKLTQLIKSVIVFSTLFFVGAAYAAQTSQAIPYYGVEFYQDLASGKTDADLIYRIKSVLRSYHIPQDSDYDMIVSDCQAAKGCYAHTKIGYNGARVWLMGKFYLAYDQNSHTYSVKDFYCDNYKTRADFRSRGAPAPGSIPDNTVVNVEHTWPQSLFSRRFDKDTQKSDLHHLFPTDSQLNSIRGNQWFGEVKSDTQTLKCTASRFGIGDGDRDEIFEPPQSHKGHVARALFYFSLRYDLPIPPDEEAILRKWNRENPPDDEELDRNNKIFEAQFNRNPFVDYPTLVDSISDF from the coding sequence ATGAAGCTAACCCAGCTCATTAAGTCAGTGATTGTGTTTTCCACATTGTTTTTCGTTGGTGCTGCTTATGCGGCTCAAACGTCCCAAGCGATTCCATATTATGGGGTTGAGTTCTATCAAGATCTGGCTTCTGGTAAAACCGATGCAGATCTGATCTACAGAATTAAATCAGTCCTTCGCAGCTATCACATCCCTCAGGATAGTGACTACGATATGATCGTATCTGATTGCCAAGCGGCTAAGGGCTGTTACGCACACACGAAAATCGGGTACAACGGTGCTCGCGTTTGGTTGATGGGCAAATTCTATTTGGCTTACGATCAAAACTCTCACACTTATTCAGTTAAAGACTTTTACTGCGATAACTATAAAACTCGCGCAGATTTCCGCAGTAGAGGTGCACCGGCTCCGGGTTCCATCCCTGACAACACAGTGGTGAACGTAGAGCACACATGGCCACAAAGCTTGTTCAGCCGTCGTTTCGATAAAGACACGCAAAAATCTGACCTTCACCATTTGTTCCCGACGGATTCTCAATTGAACTCGATCCGTGGCAACCAGTGGTTTGGTGAAGTGAAGTCCGACACGCAAACTTTGAAATGTACGGCTTCGCGTTTCGGTATTGGTGATGGCGACCGTGACGAGATTTTCGAACCACCTCAAAGCCATAAGGGTCACGTAGCTCGCGCCTTGTTCTACTTCTCTCTTCGCTACGACCTTCCGATTCCACCAGATGAAGAAGCCATTCTTCGCAAATGGAACCGCGAAAATCCGCCAGACGATGAAGAGCTAGATCGCAACAACAAGATCTTTGAAGCTCAGTTCAACAGAAACCCGTTCGTGGATTATCCAACGTTGGTCGATAGTATCAGCGACTTCTAG
- a CDS encoding rhomboid family intramembrane serine protease yields MIVPCPEDLRQFQRFPLTLTLAALNVFIFILIFSGASNDLSNNRLFDLEGMTLTGRLYYQHLQNLPPETLAETPQWVQQVSTSNSEQLAILGAYALRDSQFLQDGELRSYKGDQVQIATWKEDFKKFRTDYKKQLLFRFGLSSVEKGPLSWVTYQFSHSNWMHLFSNLLFLVVMGAAVEGLAGSAALLVVYLVGGFAGGLGFLLSQGQGVVPMVGASASVSALLAFYCVAQAKARVRYVYFITPLPEHYGAIFLPTLLIIPLFLITDLANLWSAPEGLGTGVAYAAHLGGSLFGILGGFAYRQGVLSRGSSLTQP; encoded by the coding sequence ATGATCGTACCTTGTCCTGAAGATCTCAGACAGTTTCAGCGCTTTCCTTTAACGCTCACTCTTGCGGCGTTGAATGTATTTATTTTTATTTTGATCTTTAGTGGCGCCAGTAATGACCTTTCCAACAATCGCCTTTTTGATTTAGAAGGCATGACTCTGACGGGACGCCTTTATTACCAACACCTGCAAAATCTGCCTCCAGAAACCTTGGCTGAAACTCCGCAATGGGTTCAACAGGTAAGTACTTCTAACAGTGAACAACTGGCGATTTTAGGGGCCTATGCACTTCGTGATTCCCAGTTCCTACAGGACGGAGAGCTTCGCTCTTACAAGGGTGATCAGGTGCAGATCGCGACTTGGAAAGAAGACTTTAAAAAATTCCGCACGGATTATAAAAAGCAGCTGTTATTTCGCTTTGGTTTAAGTTCTGTTGAAAAAGGTCCTCTGTCCTGGGTGACCTATCAATTCTCACACTCCAATTGGATGCATTTGTTTTCCAATTTACTGTTTCTGGTAGTCATGGGTGCTGCCGTTGAAGGCTTGGCGGGCAGTGCTGCGCTTTTGGTGGTCTATCTTGTTGGGGGCTTTGCAGGTGGCTTGGGTTTCTTGCTGTCACAAGGGCAAGGGGTTGTCCCAATGGTTGGGGCAAGTGCTTCTGTGAGTGCGCTCCTGGCGTTTTACTGTGTGGCTCAGGCCAAGGCTCGTGTTCGTTATGTGTACTTTATCACTCCTTTGCCAGAGCACTATGGTGCGATTTTTTTACCGACTCTTTTGATTATCCCTCTCTTTTTAATTACTGATCTGGCTAATCTTTGGTCAGCTCCGGAAGGTTTAGGAACGGGAGTGGCATACGCGGCTCATTTGGGCGGCAGTCTTTTCGGTATCTTAGGTGGCTTTGCCTACCGACAAGGGGTCCTTTCCAGGGGCTCTTCCTTAACACAACCCTGA